From Candidatus Krumholzibacteriia bacterium:
GCGCCGTCGCCCTGAAGCTCGGCTACTCCGAACTCAGCTCCTTCGACCGCGCGTTCAAGCGCCTCACAGGCATGAGCCCCACCGCGTACCGGCAACGTCGGACGGGGGACTGATCCGCCTTCCCGCGCTCCGGTATCCGTGTTGGAAGGTTACCGTCCGCCTCACATTTCCTGGGTCAGCAGGATGTTCATTTCCGCAAAGCCCCGGTCGCGCACCGGGACAAGCGCGGCTTCCGTGCTCGGCATGTTCGTCATGCTGAGAGCAAAGGCGCCCCCCGCTTTAATCAAGAGGGCCGCGCGAGTAGCGATCGAGCACCTTGAAGCGCTCCGCGCGAAGCGTGAAATGAATGCCCCGCAATCGAACCGATTGCGAGGCGTCGCTCGTGAAGTAAGACGCGCGCATTGCAGGGCGACGGGCTAAGGAAAGCAGGCTTGGAATTGCCCTGACGGACAGGATCTCTGGATGTTCCGCGTCACGATCGGTGTCCCATCGATACCATGTGAACATGGCTTGACGATACCGGTGAATGCGACGGCCGCTCAGGCCGCTTTGGCGATCGAACGGATGGCAGACCCCCCCGTGACCATCAGGATACCGACAAAGAAGAGCTTGATGCCGAGCAGCACGCCGATGGCCCACGTCCCCGAGAGCGGAAACTGGCGCCACATCATGATGCCGAGCAGGATCGACACGACCCCGCCAAAGATCAGCCATCCCGCACCCGGCAGGGAGCGCCGCTGCATTCCCATGCTGATCTCTGCGATGCCATCGACGATGAAGTAGGCCGCGAGCAGTACCGTCAGGACCCCTGCCGCTACCAACGGGTTGGCGAGCAGAACGATACCGCAGAGCAGCGTGAGGGCGCCGATCGCAAACACCAGCATTCCCCTTCCAAAGGTGCCGGCCTTGAACGCCCATATCATCCGAGCGATCCCGCCCACCAGAACGAGCACACCGACGAAGGTGATCACGGAAAGGCCGGTGAGTCCCGGCATCAACATACAGAGCATGCCGGCAATAATGCTGATCACACCAAAAACCGTGGCACTGGTTCCGGCGGACTTTGCCGCATTCGCGATTTCGTTCATTGCGATTCCTCCTGTTACGTTTCCTTGTGTTCCGACCATTCAGAAGCCGAAATCCGCACCGGTCTCATCAGAAGATGAACTTGACCATGGCTTGCACCCGGTTGGCGGTCCCATCCGATCCATCGTAGTTGCGCCGCAGGGCGTGCATGTACTCCACGCCGGTGTTCACCGACTTGAAGGGCGACCAGATGACGTTGACGTGGGCCGTGCCGCCCTCCTGAAGGCTCTCGCCGGACTTGAACGACGAATCTTCGGCCGAAGCCCAGGCGACCGACGCGTTGAGTGCCACGACCTCGGACAGATAGTGAGCACCCCCGAACTGAACGTTCCACGAGAACATCGGATCCAGCGTCCCGGCGGGTGTGAGCACTGCCGCGGTACCTGCGCCGATTTCGGTGACGATGTTGCTGCCCCAACCGTTGCCCGCCGACGTGTTCCAAAGGATGAAATCCCTTGGACCGATGCCCACACGGCCGCTGAAGAGAACACCCCAGGCAACCGCGGTGGCATCGGGCCCGGTTTCCAACCCGTCCCAGCGGAGCTGCGACACCGATCCGCCCAACATCATTCGCCCCTTGTGCACGTCACGAGTAACCCGGGCAGCCAAAACCGGAAGGAGCATGCTTGGCTGACCGGACAAGTCATTGACGTTGTCGATTTCCTGAAACTCGAGCATCTCCAGGGCAACGGCGGTCTTGTACTCGCCGCCGAGCGGCTGCTCAAAACGAACCTGGGGTCGCCGCGATCCCGCGATGGCATCGCCAGCCGCGAAGTCGATGGTGGTGGCCAGCGAATAGACGTCCGTCAGCGTGCCCCACGTTCGCCCCGCGAGCAAGCGGCCGAAAACGCCGTAGACGTGCCGAAGACGTGGTGTGGCAAAGAACGGTGTGTCGGCCAGGTTCCAGAAGTCGACCTCCATGAAGATCTGCAGAGGGGTTCCGTTCTCCGTGAAGGACCGGACATCGAAACTGATCCGGCTCTCGCGGGCGAACATGTTCATGTAGCCGGCCTGATCCACCCGGCCGTCGTCCGCAACTCGGACCCCCGCTACCGGAAACTGGAAGCGATCGTAGGCCCCGTCGAAGTCCTGGACGTAGTCGAGCTTCACGTATCCCCGGATCGCCATGCGGGCACGACCCCCATGCAGTGGCCAGGAACGCTCGAACGCATGTGCGGCCAGGTCGTCCCCGGTCCGATCCACCGCCTGGTTTCGCAGCGGATCGATTCGCGCCGTGTCAGCGACCGTCGTCCCCTCTGGCGGCTGCTGGGCGTATGCCATGGGCGTCATGGCTTCCACGCTCAAGAGTACAAACGCAAACAATAGGAACCGGCTGTTTGCTTTCATGGTGTTTACCGGACTCTTCGTCCTACTTGGCCCGCGCATCTCGACGAATCGGGCGACCCGGTCCTGCGTCCGTAATCAATGCACCGTCTGCGACGACGAGTTGTCCGTTGACGAGCAGCGACTGCACGCCGACTGCAGGCTGGTTGGGCTTGTCGTAGGTCCCGACGTCGCTGATGGTCTTGGGGTCGAAGACGACGATGTCGGCGTCCATCCCTTCCTGCAGACGGCCCTTCTTCTTCATCTGTGGCACGAAGCCTTCCAGCGTCTGGGCCGGCATGAGGCTCATCTTGCGCAGGGCCTCCTGCATGGTCATCAGCTTGCGCTCCCGGACGTACGATCGCAGGATCTTGGCGAAGGTGCCGTTCGACCTCGGGTGCGAAAAGGCTCCTTCCGGCAGGGGCCACGCGTCGCCTTCGTAGTTTTCGACCTCATCGTGCTTGTCCATGAACATCCAGAACATCTCGTCGGACTCGATGAGAATCCTGGGATGAAGGATGGACTTGTCCAGGATGGCGAGGTCTGCGGGGTTCTTCTCGTCGAGGAAATGCCAGACGATGAAGGTGCCGGGCTTGTTCTTCTGGTAGTCGGCAACCTGCGCCTCGGTCATGCGTTCCGTGCCCAGCTGGAAGCTGCTGGCGGTCGAGCCCATGCGCTGCTGCCACCCCTCACCGGAGAACATGGCGGCACCGATCACCGTGCTGGCGGCGCCCCAGGGGTACGCGCCTACGGTGATGTTGATATCTCTTGCAAAGGCGTCGTCTACCATTTCCAGCACCGCGTCGATGTCCTTCAGCGACGTGCTGTTGATGTGGCAGATATGCATGTGCGCCCCGGTGACCGCCGCATTGGCGATCAGCTCCTGGGTAGCCTCGAACGAGCTCTGCGGCTCCACGTTGCTCGCGTAGCGGAAGTGGGTGAACGTCGCCACGTCGCGCTTGGCGGCCAGCTTGGCCAGCGCGAAGTACTCCTTGCGGCCGTAGCCCGGCGCATAGCCGGCATTGATACCGATCCCGATCGCGCCCTCGTCCAGGCCCTGCTCGACGTACTTCAGGATCTGGGCCTGCTGCTCCGGTGTGGCGATGTCCATCTTCCAGTCCGACCGGCCCTGAACGTCCTGGAAGTACTTGGCGGTGGCCTTGGGCGGCGTGCCGGTGAACGTCGCGATGCGGCCGTAGGTCCAGGCGGCCGATGCACCGTAGTTGATCGGCAGGTTCTTCTTGGCCTGCGCGTCGTACCACTCGCCGATCGGCAGGACCCCGGACTCCAGCTCCAGCATCGTCGTCACGCCCTGCATGGCCTGCATGCGGTAATCGCCGATGTTCTGGCCGTGGGCGTGGAGGTCGATGAAACCGGGCGCAACCACATGGCCCTTGGCATCAATGACTTTCTTGCCGTCAATCTTGTCTTTGGTGACCGTAGCGATCCGGCCGTCCTTGATGCCGACATTGCGCACGGCATCGAAGTTCGTCTCAGGGTCCATGACGCGCCCGTTGAGGATCACCACGTCGTAGGTCTGCGCCATGGCCGGGATAGCGGCAGTGAGGAGCCCGCAGGCCAATGTTGCTGCAGTGATGATTCTCGCCAGGTTCTTTGAGGATTTCATAGGTCACTCCTTCCTTCGGTCTGTCTTCTTTCAAATTCGCTCGTCACCGATGCTTGCCGGAGAGACGTCGATTCGCCTTGGATCCTAGTCGCCACTGGGCGACTCGAACTCGCCCGCTTCCAGGTGTGGCGTGCCCGTCATGTACGTTCCCTTCCAGGTGTCCACGGAAACCGGCTCGAATCGCGGCTTCGCTTCCGGTTCGAAACGGATCGGCTGCCCCGGAAAAACGCCGGCTTTGATCTTGTCATCCTCGAGGACGATCTTGCCGTTGACGAGCACCGCCTTCATTCCCGTCGAGGGCAGTGACCCGTTCTGGTAGGTCGCGTTGTCGGTGAACTTCTCCGGATGGAAGACGACGATGTCCGCGATCATGCCCTTCTGCAGCCTGCCCCGCTCCTGCATGGCCTTGAGGCCGGTATCACCGAGGTGCTTGGCCGCGTTGTAGCTGAGCATCGCCATGATCTGCATCAGCGGGATATCGTTTTCGCGCGCGAGTCGCACGCTGATGGCGCGCGCTCCGGCACCGCGCGGATGCATGTTGCCCAGCTTCTCGAGGGGCGTCTCCCAGGGTCCGAAGACCGGCTCGGCCGCCATGGCGTCGCTGGCCATCGTCGTGCCCTTGAGCTGCAGCCAACTTACCGCGTCCTCGGGCGGCATCTTGTACAGGATGATTTCCTTGGTCGGGTTATCCTTCAGACCCGCTTCGTAGGTTTCCCGGGTGTAGAACTTGCCCGTCTCCGCATCGGCCATGGTGTCCTCGTAGCGGTGCCCCAGTTTCTCTACCCAGTTTTCGGGCTTCAGAAAGACCGCGTTGAGCGTTGTAGACCCGGCAGCGTAAGGATAGATCTCTCCCCAGACGTTGAAGCCTTGTTCCTGCAGCTTGGAAAGCATTTCGTGCGCGAGCGCCCAACCGGGATTGTTGTAGTGGTTGACTGTGGCCGGCGCGCCGAGGGCGAGCGCGTTGGCAAGGATCTCCTGGGCGCCCAGGTTTTCGAATGTGGCGTTGTCGGGCGTGAAGCGGGTGTGCACGGCCGTGTGGCGGCCGTAACGGGCGGCGACCTTCTGCACCTCGTACATCTCGCGCGTGCTCACGGCATCGCGCATGTACCCCAGGGTGCTGCCGATGCCGATTCCGCCGTCCTGCAATCCCTTATCGATAATCCGCAGGATCTCGTTGCCCTGTTCCAGCGTCGGCTGCGCTGAACTCCAGCCCGTCGCCTGGCGGGTTTTCAACGCACTCAATGGCCCCTGGCTCACATCGTCTTTCGTGGCGCCGTCCAGAACGATGGCGCGCGCAAGCTCGTGGCTGGAGGCACATCCGAAATTGACGGCGGTCTTGCCGATCCGTTCCTCGTACCAGGCGCCGAGCGTCGTCCCGGCACACCCTTCCTCGATGTCCATGCTGCTGGTCAGGCCGTCCCGCAAGCCGATCTTGTATCCCAGCGGCGCCTGCCAGTGGAAGTGGGTATCAATGAATCCGGGCGCGACCACATGGCCCTTTGCCTCGATGGTCTCCCTACCCGAAATTCTGTCGTTCGTGATAATGGCAATTCTGCCATCCTTGATGCCCACGTTGGCGATTCCGTCATACTGGGTTTCGGGGTCCATGACCCGGCCGTTGTTGATCACGACATCGTACGTCTCAGCCGCGACCTGTGAGGACATTGCGACTGCCGTTACCACAACAAGCATTAGAGCCGCAAGTTGCGTGCGAGCCGAGCCCTGTTCACCGCTTTTCCTTTTCACTAGAGTTGCCTCCGTGGATAGTTGAGTGTGTTTTTCAGATCGAATCAT
This genomic window contains:
- a CDS encoding HdeD family acid-resistance protein; protein product: MNEIANAAKSAGTSATVFGVISIIAGMLCMLMPGLTGLSVITFVGVLVLVGGIARMIWAFKAGTFGRGMLVFAIGALTLLCGIVLLANPLVAAGVLTVLLAAYFIVDGIAEISMGMQRRSLPGAGWLIFGGVVSILLGIMMWRQFPLSGTWAIGVLLGIKLFFVGILMVTGGSAIRSIAKAA
- a CDS encoding amidohydrolase family protein, with amino-acid sequence MKSSKNLARIITAATLACGLLTAAIPAMAQTYDVVILNGRVMDPETNFDAVRNVGIKDGRIATVTKDKIDGKKVIDAKGHVVAPGFIDLHAHGQNIGDYRMQAMQGVTTMLELESGVLPIGEWYDAQAKKNLPINYGASAAWTYGRIATFTGTPPKATAKYFQDVQGRSDWKMDIATPEQQAQILKYVEQGLDEGAIGIGINAGYAPGYGRKEYFALAKLAAKRDVATFTHFRYASNVEPQSSFEATQELIANAAVTGAHMHICHINSTSLKDIDAVLEMVDDAFARDINITVGAYPWGAASTVIGAAMFSGEGWQQRMGSTASSFQLGTERMTEAQVADYQKNKPGTFIVWHFLDEKNPADLAILDKSILHPRILIESDEMFWMFMDKHDEVENYEGDAWPLPEGAFSHPRSNGTFAKILRSYVRERKLMTMQEALRKMSLMPAQTLEGFVPQMKKKGRLQEGMDADIVVFDPKTISDVGTYDKPNQPAVGVQSLLVNGQLVVADGALITDAGPGRPIRRDARAK
- a CDS encoding amidohydrolase family protein, with product MKRKSGEQGSARTQLAALMLVVVTAVAMSSQVAAETYDVVINNGRVMDPETQYDGIANVGIKDGRIAIITNDRISGRETIEAKGHVVAPGFIDTHFHWQAPLGYKIGLRDGLTSSMDIEEGCAGTTLGAWYEERIGKTAVNFGCASSHELARAIVLDGATKDDVSQGPLSALKTRQATGWSSAQPTLEQGNEILRIIDKGLQDGGIGIGSTLGYMRDAVSTREMYEVQKVAARYGRHTAVHTRFTPDNATFENLGAQEILANALALGAPATVNHYNNPGWALAHEMLSKLQEQGFNVWGEIYPYAAGSTTLNAVFLKPENWVEKLGHRYEDTMADAETGKFYTRETYEAGLKDNPTKEIILYKMPPEDAVSWLQLKGTTMASDAMAAEPVFGPWETPLEKLGNMHPRGAGARAISVRLARENDIPLMQIMAMLSYNAAKHLGDTGLKAMQERGRLQKGMIADIVVFHPEKFTDNATYQNGSLPSTGMKAVLVNGKIVLEDDKIKAGVFPGQPIRFEPEAKPRFEPVSVDTWKGTYMTGTPHLEAGEFESPSGD